acaagtgcagatgtgtgtataaaagtttgttatcagattattaaattgcaattccATTGAATTCCTTGGAgcgtattccatttttgtgaagcaaaacagctaaaagcctctttcccatctcagttctggtgcggctcgtccttagtcttatgcagtcatgtgatctggtgttaaatgttctggtatcaataattaacaagcaggtgaggtattctggcagtttttgaagtaatcccttatagataagcttaatacagtgctgttctcttctaacagacagtgatggccaagccactttttcatagagcgtacagtgaggagtttcaaatccatcacctgtaataaaacgaagggcagagtgaaatagtggatccaatggtttcaaagcagaggctgaagtctgcatatacaccacatccccataatccagtacggataggaaggttgcttgcactatttcttttctgtaactcattgggatacaatatttgtttctgtaataaaatgataatttagattgGTAGATTGGTCGGTGGTAGATTTTAGCTGACATTTGTGTCCAAATTGAGTTATTCATATTTTCTTCTTCCGACCGTACACTATATGAAAATCTTACAGGGTTTGGTGCTTTTTTAAGGATTTTGTGAGCATAAACAGAGATAATTTTAAAGATTCGCTTGgtgttattaaatatttttaagatgctaaaatcTTTGCCTGAATTATCGGCAAGAGCAGGCGACTCAAgctgaagagaggagaaaaaaaactgcCAGGCGGAGTCTCGGTGACAGGAATCATGGTGAAGTTGTTTGGATATTTGACAGATTCAACATATTCAACATATTCTGCATATTCGACATGTTCAACGTATTCGACATGTTCGACATATTCGACATATTCGACATATTCAACATATTCGACGTATTCGACATATTCGACATATTCAACATATTCGACGTATTTGACGTATTCGACGTATTCGACATATTCGACATATGAACCAGAAGCATAGGCAGCTTGAGTTCACTAGAGGTGTTAGCAAATGTTTCAATTGATATTTAGGGACCATCAAATTGCTGTACTGGGACAAATTCAGCAAATTAAaaataagcaaacaaaaacaaaacaaaaagaacagaaataatataattaattaataaattgaAATAAGATAAGCCATTTATAAAATCTACTTATGAAATGTATgtttatgaataataataactaacATAGTAAATGTATAGCCTAGATAAACCTAAAGCCAAGGCTTTTACgttttgagaaccactgactCCAAACTAATTCACAATAATTCTACATGATGAACAGAGTTTCATGTTTATTTGAAGTTTTGCACTGAATAAAACTACATTAAACTTTGTGAATGCATTTTCCTGTTTCTCCcacaccacagacacacacatcacCAGAGCAGACAATATAGAGCTCATAATAAAGTTTACACACTTAGGCTCTGATCTGAAGTGAAAATGACTTTTAGCTCATCAAGATCATATAGTCTAATAATCATGCTGTCTGTATCACACAACACCATGGGCCTTTCTGTCTGATTTTACACATCTGTGTTGATATAAACGTAGATGAGGgatgaagaaagaggagagagggatgctTCTGAATGGCAGGTCGTCACATTTCATCAAAACATATCAGACCCAATCACTGTGAGTCAGTCCTCCGCACACTGCATGtcctctagtctcctctctgctccagccTGCAtggaaaatgaatgggaaatgaATATTAtacacttagtgtagttcagtagacctaacaaacagaaactgtacaaACAGGTGTGTTCATTTCAGTGTAAATAGCTCCTcgtttcagacagatataaggcagtgtccattatctgaccagaattgaagaagccgcggcactctaaaacttttgtccacttGATAGATCTGAATTTTTCTTCTGCTGTGTATCAGATCTGGATTATTTAATCCCTTGTATCAAATAAATGTACTCCCTCTTTTATTTCTGCTACAAGTTGCCAAACCTAAGTATCTCATAAGAATCCAGAAAGCAGATTGAACTTCCAGTAAGGTGAACGAATTCTGCATCTAACTGAAGGATTCAACATGTCATATTTTAcagaataaactaaacaaaatatgaCTGACAGACAAATCATTACTACTAGATAtgaaattgtaataaaatattcTCCCAGTGGAGTAAGAATATGTAATAAGATGTAAGGTGTCAAATATTGCTCTTTCAGGTTtaagaaaaaaaggtaaaactattcaaatagagataaaaacaaataaataaatccatgctTTCTTGCAgtctataaaacattttttatgaataataataataacaaattttCAAAGATATATATTTCTACATGTAGGCctatgtgtatttgtacagtGTAATCCAGTCACaatacagtgtatttttactgGAGTCTCACTGGCGCTAGAATATGCAAAAGTTAGATATTGAACAATATGAGAACAGTGTCGACTGTGGTTTGTGTACGATGCTCAGTCTGTGGCCTGGGGTGGAGGATCTTATGCAGTGTATAGAACAGATAAGTTTATCAGTAAAACCATGGGAGCTTTTGCTTTTGGCATGAGTCCACTCAGCTCAGTGCTGACAGTTAGGCTGCTGCAGCAGGAAGGGCTACGTTTGTACAGACTTGTACTAAACTTTACAATCAACCTGAAGACAAATGCATttgttaaaagtttaaaagtaacAAGTCCCAAGAAATGACTATTCTTTTATGTAGGCAGTTTGTgtttgcttaaaggtgcactatgtaacttttctggtggacaatCTTCCATAAAATATTGTTGATTTAtctggaatattctacagtatggatGTGatgccaccaaaccaagtcacaggtcagatctatggagaggtgacccagctCACACTAAGAATGCTTTTTTCCGAAGTCTTTTTTAATAATCCAAACacgtgtaattgaataaatgcatgatagatAAGCTTAAgcctgtggaacatttcagggaaaTCTCTATGGAAAAAAGCAGGTCATGGACCCCcataagaaaagttatatattacTAATATAAATAGCAATTTTAATGCTATTTTTGGGCATGTCCCAGGCTATAACTTTTGAAATGCAGGTAGATCTACAGTTGATTTTATCTTTAAGTGACAATTAtgctagttttattttctctgtgCAGCAGTGTCGACTAATTCAGTTCATGCAGCCGTGATGAGACGACACAAATGAGTGAAGGAAGAATAACTACAAGTTCACTCAAAATGACCAGAACTATAAAGCCCTTTATTAGGCTACAAAGAAATCCATAGTCACAGATCTAGTATTAGTCTCATAAAAGATAACTTTATGTTTTAAGCAACACACCGTGTATAACTTTATGGAGGTTGCAGATCACCTGTAGTGTTCCATGGAAGTAGAAAATTCAAAGCACAGTTAATAACATTCTCTATGTAGATAAGTGTTCTGCCATAATGTGGCACAGACCTACTTATAGCTAACGTATAGCTAACGCAATCAGGAGGGGGCCCTCCTCCAAGTAAACTGGACTAAGAGCCAGGTTTGTATAGATCCCCCCTATTTCttgacaacaaaaaaaagttacacagtggggctttaagttAGCAGGGTGCAAACAAGATTACGTTCATGCAGTAGCCCATGTTCTAACAGTGGCCTATCTATGCCCTTCTCAGGAGCCTCTAGTGAAGCCCTGTCTGCAGGGCCGGCCCAGTCTGTGAGCAGACTAGGGGCCCAAGGCCACAAGacggcccccaagagcccatacatttattctgaaaattatttaatatgtaaagttttattggaaacagaGCTTGtatgtttacagcagcctaaatatacctctcaaacaattacattatttttttttaaaatctatagtaGTGATACATCTGCTGTTACcgacatttgtttttgagcatgTGTTTACTCCGGTGCACGGACCTCTTCCCCCGAGGTGTGCTGAGGCAGCTGAGGTACATTTGATTGGTTGTTTTACAAATTAGATTGAAAGTTAGTGATCTTAAGTTTATCTAAAGAACACTAGAAGATGACTGTTTTGGGAAAGACAGTGAGAGGACTCGAAATAGCCTTTTAGGCCTTAGTTATTACTCTAATGGACAAGACATGTCAGGAAACAGTGAAGCGGGACGTTTATATAATACTTAAGGATGTATATCTGAGCAACATGGAGAGTCAGCTTATTAAATTGTCTGTCTTTGATTGTTGGCTTTTTCTTTCGCAATCAGCCATCAACCAGACTTCTGTGAATGTTTAGGCTGCTGCAGGTTGCTCCAGTTAAATCAAATTAGTAACGTTGATAAACCACTGTGACATTTTACGTGTGACTCATGAACATGTATTGTATAGGCCAATTAATATGCACATGTACCCAATCATGTATGCAAATTTGCATTGCGTTACTCAGCTGGTCACTGTAGTCATGATATAGTGACCACAGATAGTCATTTTTTGTCAGAGATGGATAGTACTTAGTTACTCTAGTAggctacatttacttgagtaaatgtctgtgtaatccctcagtcgtccaggtctgatccttaGTAAAAGCCTACAATGTAGTTcaattaaggctgaaactgtaaacaatacctgtttacagtttcagtgtagttagctcctcccttcagatcgatataaggtagtgtccaacagtaatctgaccagaactgaaggagcgACTTgggtgagcagcgaaacgtcttcacgtctttcactttggcttttactttacttgagtaagttgttgttttttttaaaaattaaattgtAATAGTGTTCTGACGCCATTTAAGCacttctttgtacttctacGTGAGTAgccaatattattttgaagtgtactattacttgagtaaaacttaTGGCTTTTGTTCTACTCACCTCTgcattttataatgtaaatgtaagcccactgtaGCCAAGACAGACACAGAAACCAGGGAAAAATGTGTGGAATTTCAAAAAATCTTCTGGGGGAGGGCCCCCAGACTCCCCTTACATGTTTGTCTAGTTTTTGAGGCTAttgtagttgtgacattttgtCTGATGTTGATCATATAGTCTTAATTTTATTAAATATGAACCACCAATAGCTGAGCTAGGGTCACATTCACTGCTGGGGGCCCGGAGGCAAATTCAGCTTAAGGCTCCCCGAGAGCTGGGGCCGCCCCTGCCCATGTGTTCAGAGGCTGAAAAGTCCATTgaaaaaatggatggaaaatTTTACCTGCAGAACCGGAACAGGCAGTCACTCTTCTCTGGCTCAGTAGCTGTTCTGCTTTGGGTAGGCCTATATTAACTTTAACATAGGCTAAATTACAAAACAAGGCCTACTTAACAGGAAAACTCTGCTCTTATATTTAAGTGTAGACTAAATCAGTGGCACAATGGCGCTCCCAGGTGGCGAGAATAAAACAGTACAATGACTGGTACTCAATAAATTAGACCTACTGTCTGGATAAAAGCATGCTGATGTTGACTTGGCTGAACAAATATAAAGGACTTCACTTACAACACTGAAGAACAGGTGTCAACACAATCACAAAAAGCTCCATGGGATTTATCATTGCATGTgtatcatgtaacttttctagttaaTGATCTACCACCCATTTGTCTCTATGGCGATattattttgtctggaatgttccacactatggcattattATGACTACCAGGCCATGCAGAAGGTTAGAAATGATGAAAGGCAACTTCAATCACGGTAAGATATTTCTGAGCAGtagaaacacctgtaactgcATAAACATttcgggcaaagcaataagactttcaatggagacaagtggaTGGCAGAACACGCATCAGAACTTCCACAGTACatctttaagacatgttatttttgaggaaaatgtgtaatttttcCCCCTGCTGCTGGAACAACCTGTTAGGAGCAGTGGGTAGCCACAGGCAGGGACTGAGGATTCTCTTAACATGCGGTGAGAGTGTCTGTTCTGACTGGATCTTTACAATAAAGAAGTAGACTCatgcaaaacataaatatatttattttttgaagcaTGCCTGAAACTCCAGTGCAGccaaaaagaaagtgaaaataaCTGTCAAGTTTGTGAGCATCTAGTATGGAGCCCAACATCCGAAGCCTAGAGATTCTCCAAGTAAAACTGTCATTcaattttcccatagactttccgaaaaagtgaaatattaatattttaaaggtaCGATAGAGGCTAACTAGTTGTCCTAATGTCCAAAATGCagttgtttgaaatgttttaacacACTGTTGAGTTGCTCCCAGCAAGTTTTCAAACTCTTCATTACTAATTTGaagaaaagtctatgggaaaaaccTAATGGAAATTAACTTGGGGAACCTCAAAGAGGATGatcactgttgagctctatTGGTCCCGGGATAGAAGACACAAAAGATTCAATCAAAGATTCAGACAAAGTCTCACTGAACCAGCTAAATCGCGTTCACTTTTAGCTTATCaaattaaagtgtaaataaattCCAGTCTAAAGAGTTACATACAAATATCTTTtcagtgatttaaaaaaataaaaatcatgtaaCACAGGGGGTGAGAGGAGCTCACCAAGCTACATTATTAATGGTCACTCCTACATGCCATATTGGCCGGTGCGCATCTCGTCagtgcacacacagacaaagcATTTTTGTAAACATAAACTAAACAGGTTGTTGTTTATATTCATTGGCGTAGCATTACTTGAGGCGTGCTGTAGTAATCTGGTAAAGCATCTTCACTATTTCTTAGCAATGAGCATAGCAACCAGCACTCCAGCTAGCAACCCTACTCCAACTAGCAGCCATTTCTTCAGAGTCTCTCGGGACCTTCTGGCCTCTCCTGCTGCATTCTGCCCAAAAATTTGAGCAAAGCTGGCCTGAAATGCAAAAAAAGTCACAGTTTAAACAGAAATGATAAATCCcaaagactaaaataaacttGTGCACTCAGTCACTTAACCCATTAAAAATTTAACTTTaggtaatttttttattttattttttttacagtttaaactgCAGTTTATCTTATCTacacattaaaacatgttttattattttgctgaATCACGATGTAACTTTGAAATTAATACTTAATGTtaacataacatttatttttcttaaatgtatttatgtaagtgAATGCAAATAAACTACATGAAAAGTTtcaaatttatatatttaaatttaagttGTTTTCCATATTTGTTTGAAATAAAGACACCTGCAgtgtctttatttcttttttttctacacCATTTTAATTAGCATGATAAGTGACTGATTAGTGACCATACCATGTGCTTAGTACTGTCCTAAATGTCAGTGAACTTGTGGACTAGGTACTCACCCAGCCTCCCTGGTTTTGAATCCACGTGGCGATATTCTCATCCAGGTAGATAGTCATCCAGTTAGCAATGCGAGGAACCAGAATGCTCATATCcttctccacacactccacactcaaaacccctccaaaaacaaaaagaccCACAATCCGTCCCCAATTAACCCCATCTTTGAACACCTCGTCCATGACACTTTTAAAGCTGTTATAAGCTGTATCAGGTGTGATGTCGAGCTGAGAGGAAAGGTTGCTGAATGCTTGTGTGAACAACTCTTCAAATTCATCTGCAGAGTCCGTCAGAGCAGTCTTAATAGCGTCTAAGTGATCATCAGGAGGCAGTGAGGCCAGTGTTTGTCTGTTGCCATTCCGGTTTGTTAGCATACCATTCGGGACATTAGCTGCCTTGTTGCCCTCACACTGGACCCTAGCGGGGTCTGACATAAGCAGCGAACTTGGGTAGTTTTTCTGTGATAATTTGTAGCTTATGAAGAATTCAACCAGCTCTCGGTTACTGGGAGACATTATTTCCAAACTGTGAATCAACAACACAAAGCCTAGTTGCACACCATGGTTTGGCCAGTCATTGCACAATGCAAGCCATTACACCAGaagatcatctgaaaacaaaaaacacaacaaatattaatacaaaatgCTCATCACATCAAATGGGCCCTCATTCATCATTTAATTATAGTAATAAAAAGTGTTATATTAGCCTATTTTTACATCTTAGTAATTCATAAACCTAACTAACCAAACTAAACAGCTTCAGTTGACATTGTATGAAAAGACTAATGTAAGTTGTAGGCCAAATTTATCATCTAAAAGGATTTTTTATATTTCCTTTccaatgtttattattttttaaataatcactGGTTATGTGACGTCTGATGAGCATAAACTGGTAAGAGAGATACAGAGCTACAATACAGAGGCCAAAACTGACTGGTGAACTATCCAAATGACAAGTCTCCATTACCACCAACATTAACAGCTTCAAACCCATGTTTAGGAAATGCCAGGCCCATAAGTCAGTACTGGcatcatttgtttgtttatgttttgtttggttgttgttgttttttttttgtttaagctGCTTAAGGGCTCAGCTGTAAAATCTAGCCTGGTGGGGGTCGTTAAACATGACATTGCGTTTATTTATCTGGTTTGAACGTTTCTTTAAAGGTGTTAACAGCAAAGAATCGACACCATCAGGATTCCGCTTAATTCTAGCGATTATTGTTATGCTTAACcatttccacacacacacgattTGCTAAAGTACATTACAACAAAACTGATTGATAGCTAAAATCAGCCATACAGTCGTCGAATTTAGCTACATATGCTAACTAGCGCAGATCTAGTTTAGGAAACACGGCTCAAAACTAATGTCTTTCCGGAGAGACTAGAGATGCGAGACTGTCCGTGCGAGTGGTCCTTCTACCTGTTATTCCTTTACATTAGACGTGCAGCTACATCCTTGTTAACCCCCTGTATTTGGCAGTGTAGACACAATACGGACATTTTTGCAGCTGCAGACTCCGTGGCTGGGCAGTGATGCACGCTGGCGATTGGCCAATTCCGCTACTGTATCAACCGGAAGTCCCGCCCCCCAGCCTTTCAAAGTAAAACCGGAAATggaattattttacattttgttcagtgctATTTTAAATTTCTTCTGAGTTACCCCcactttattatattgtatatttaagcACCCCTGACTATCACTGCAAATGGCatatattgaaataaaacaatatgcAAGATGTATTCAAGTTCTGTCACTGTATCATGTAGATTACTGtatttcatttataattttCAACTGACAATGTTTAAGTTGATCCCTCATATGTGCTAGTACCCACATTTGAGAAACAGGGCCCTCAGTGGTGTGATTTGAGTATGTCAAGCAGGTTTAACGTGGACATATGCATTACTGTGACCATCTCATTTTCCACTGTGGTATTTAGCATTTATCATGTGTCATGGTAAACTTGCTCTGAGGAGGAAAAGTTTACTTGTGATCAACTTTACACAGACCTACAAtttaagatataaaaaatactttcaacaTATAAGGGATTGACGTAATGAACCACTTAATATTAAACAAGCTTTATTAAATGTGTACATATTCTTTatccataaatgtaaaaagcacAATAACAGGtcattgtgggaaaaaaaaggactaaagctTTGACAGCTAACAAAATTATATGTACAGCGATGAAAGCATTTAAAGTTAAACTGAACAGCATAAACTCTCAAAATGtgtagtcctcaaaatgtcaggAACAATTTGCTTTTGtaaatttcatttttatgtgtcCATTTGCTGCATTCTTCTAAGAATGTTGTGATTTACAGTGCTATCCTTTCTTGACTGTCATGTCACTCACCGTTTACTTCCCATCTATAGTGACTGGACTGTCTTCATCCTTAACATGTCTCGGTATTCTGTGTCTCATTTTGCACCATTATATTAGTACTCTCTAGCCCAACCGttgttgcattcacacaagCATATTCAGCTGTGTCCTCTTGCTTTAAGAGAATGGCCTCACTTTGAGTGTCCTTAGTGGACACAGATAACTCATCTGGAAGTTTTTCCATTTCATCTGTGGTCTCTTGTTCATACaggtttgtctcattttggGTCT
The sequence above is drawn from the Periophthalmus magnuspinnatus isolate fPerMag1 chromosome 5, fPerMag1.2.pri, whole genome shotgun sequence genome and encodes:
- the LOC117371317 gene encoding bcl-2-like protein 1, which produces MSPSNRELVEFFISYKLSQKNYPSSLLMSDPARVQCEGNKAANVPNGMLTNRNGNRQTLASLPPDDHLDAIKTALTDSADEFEELFTQAFSNLSSQLDITPDTAYNSFKSVMDEVFKDGVNWGRIVGLFVFGGVLSVECVEKDMSILVPRIANWMTIYLDENIATWIQNQGGWASFAQIFGQNAAGEARRSRETLKKWLLVGVGLLAGVLVAMLIAKK